CCACACCTGCAGCGACCATGGGTGATTGGCTTGCGACGGTCTTTGACCAAAACACCCAAACCACCAAAGGCCAAGGAGATGTCTCTGCGAGCATTGAAGTCGAGACAATTCAACTCCTATTGGATCTACTTGGTTTACCTCAAAAATTTTTTGGAGGGTTTGTCACGGGTGCTACCCTCTCCAATTTCACCTGTCTAGCCACTGCCAGACAATGGATTGGCAAGGAGCTCGGGAAGGACTTTGCCAAGGAAGGCCTTTCTCAGCCCATCCAGGTGCTGAGCGCTACGCCACATTCCTCTGCGATCAAATGCCTGTCTATGCTCGGCATAGGGAGTCAAAATTTAACCCAGATCAAAACCCAAGCACAAAACAGAGAAGCCATTGACCTAGACGATTTAGAAAAAGAAATCCTTGCGCTACATGGCGCTCCATTTGTCCTAATTACCAGTGCCGGCACAGTAAACACGGCTGACTTTGATGATTTTGCAGGGATCGCTTCACTTAGAAAAAAGTACCGGTTTTGGTGGCACGTCGATGCGGCTTTTGGGGGCTATGTCGCCTGTTCTCCCAAGTACCAACATCTCGTCAAAGGATGGGAATCTGCTGATAGTCTCTGCATCGACAATCACAAGTGGCTCAATGTACCCTATGAAAGTGCCTTCTTTCTCATCCTAAAGAAACATCAAATGGAGCAAGTAGAGACCTTTCAAAATTCCAATGCCCCCTATTTAGGTGATCCAATGGAAAATTTCAATTACCTAAACTTCTTGCCCGAAAACTCCAGAAGGCTCCGAGCACTACCTGCCTGGTTTTCGCTCAGAGCATACGGAAAAGAAGGCTACCAAGAAATCATCGAAAACTCCGTGGACCGAGCGAAACAACTGAGCCACAACATCGAAGAGAGCTCAGACTTTGTCCTGCTCGCACCCACCCGACTCAACAATGTATGCTTCACACTGACTGGAGACGAAAACCAACACAAGGTTTCACGTTTCCTCGCGGCGATCAATGAGACAGGCAAGGTGTTCATGACTCCTACAGTCTATCAAGGCAAACAGGGCATCCGTGCTTCATTTGTCAACTGGCGAACGACAGATGCAGATGTGACCCTCGTCTTTGAAATCATGACCACAACCGTACAAACTATCTAATCGACAAACCTGTGCTGTTGCGACACAAAAAGGCCGCTGAGCAAGATGCTGAGCGGCCTTTTCGGTTTTGTACAGTTCTGTTCTTATTTTTTGGCAGGGATGGTGACTTGTACAGTCACGTCAGGCCACAACTTAGATACACCGTCGGACCCTTTGTGTAAGAGTTCGCATACACTATTGAGCGAATCAATCGCTGCAGCACCATTCCAGTTGGTCACATCGATAGAGGTAGTCAATACCAATGTAGAGTCGCTGGTGATGTAACTAAACGGAACCATGTTAGTCGTATCGTTCATCATCAATTCGACTTGGCCCTTGCCCCCTTCTGCAGAGACGATCGTCCCAGTGATCGCCGGCGTATTGAACACTCCAAAGAAGGACTCTTTAATTTTTGGATCTCTTGTTGCTTCGTTGGAATCTACACTAGCCGTGTTGATTGAGAACATGCCGTTGGTCAATACAGTTTCTACTGACCCTGCTCCTCCTGCCGTGACATCAACTTCATTGAACGTACCGGATACGCCTACTCTATCCGTGAGTTTGAATGCCGTCCATTTGACCTGAGCTGCAGCAACATCATATACTACCGCAGTAGCTTCTTCTGATTTTTCTTCTTGTGCTTTTTTGGGTGAGCACGAATACAGCGCGAATAGCGCCAAAATAACTGGGATACAATTTTTGGTTTTCATACGATTGTTTTTGAATGTTGACCAAATTTAACACTTTGACAGAGGGGAACAAGACATATACGTAGTTATCCGTGGCTATCGCGCGAAACTCCAATCTAGAGACAACAAAAAAGAAAACCTTGTCACTCGAGACTCGTCACGGCAACCGATCGTCCCTGCTCCAACTCGTGGAAGTAACTCCACACTCTGAGGCGATACGTAGCAATCTGTACGACCACACACATCCTTCAAAAAATATTCTAATATCTGATTATCAGTTATTTATGAGTTTTTTAATGCATTGGCACGGGATTGTATATATAGCTATCAAACAAATTTAAAATTCACTTTAAACATTTATAATCATGAAAATTGTAAGAAATTTATTCGCCTCATTGATGTTGTCTTTCGCTGTAGCTGGTGCTGCTTTTGCTCAAACTCCTGAGCAAGTCACTCCTGCTGATCAGGATACAGAAATGCAAACCGAACAAACCAACAAAAAAGCCATCGCGATGGAAGAAGTACCTGTCGAGGTACAAGAAGGTCTGGAAGATACCAACATCCAAACCGCACAAGTAGAAGAGGTCTATCAAGTAGAAGCTACTGACGAAGTCTTGTACGAATTCGTTGTGACAATCCAAGATGTCAAATGGGCTATCCAGTTTGATGATCAAGGAAACTATGTCAACAAGACTGCTTTGAGTTAAACTGCTCTCATTTAATTAGTATATTATTCCCCTTTTGTGAAAGGAGCCGATGCGTCGGCTCCTTTTTTTTACGTCTATATCCTTGCTTACGTTTTGTACGTAGGATAGCATATCTCCAAATTTTGACAAACGAACAACGGCAATTTTCTATATTTGGACGAGAAACACTTGCATACCCTTATTATATGGCCAAAATCCTAGTTGTAGACGATGACCCTTCATTCAACGAAATGTTGTCTTCCTATTTGCGCAGGCAAAACCACGAAGTAGAGCAAGCCTTTTCGGCACAGTCCGCGCTATCGGCTTTCAAAAGCCAAGTCATCGATTTGGTCCTGACGGACTTCAAGCTACCGGGTATGGATGGTCTCGAACTCATCCGAACCATCAAGGAAGAACGTGCAGACATGCCGGTCATCCTCATCACCAACTACTCTGATGTACGTACAGCGGTCACCTCGATACAGCTCGGGGCTTTTGAGTTCATCACCAAACCCGTGAACCCAGATGAGATGCTACTGACCATCGGTCAAGCGCTCCAAGACAAAAAATCACCCAAGCCCAAACAAACAAAGGCTCAAGGCACATCGACAGATTCCCCAACATACGTGATCGGGTCGAGTCCTCAGTCCAAAGACCTCTGGCAACACATGCAACTGGTCGCTCCTACCAAGATGACTGTCCTCATCTTGGGAGAAAGTGGTACCGGCAAAGAATATGCTGCGAAGATGATTCATGAAAAAAGCAAGCGTGCCAAAGGGGCTTTCGTTGCACTAGACTGTGGTGTCCTCTCCAAAGAGCTCGCCGCTAGCGAACTATTCGGTCATGTCAAGGGGGCGTTTACAGGTGCTACACAAGACAAAAAAGGGGCTTTTGAACACGCCAATGGGGGTACGATATTTCTAGACGAAATCGGCAACCTGCCCTACGAAGTACAGGTACAGCTACTCCGTGTCATCCAAGAGAGAAAAGTACGTCTCGTCGGGAGTGAAAAAGAAATAGAAGTGGATGTACGCATCATAGCGGCCACCAACGAAAACATCGCAGTGACAGGCAGCCAAACAGAATTCAGAGCAGATCTCTATCACCGACTCAACGAATTCGAATTGAAAATCCCAGCCCTGCGTGAACGCAAAGAAGATCTGGGAGAATACATCGATTTATTTTTGCGTCAAGCATGTGATGAACTAGACCGTGAGGTCTCCGGTCTAGATGCAGCTGCAGAAGCCATCGTCACCAAGTACTCATGGCCAGGCAATCTCCGCGAACTCCGAAACGTAATCAAGCGTGCCGTATTGCTGAGTACAAGTGAGTTCATCACACCTGCACAACTACCCGGTGAGCTCGCTCACGAAACCAGTATCCCTGCACAAAACGGTCACGAGGACCCAGTGACTCCAACCCCCGAGCCTCCAGAAATGGACCTCAAAGCGCTGCAAGAAAAAAACGAGAAACAGTTGATCATCGAAACCTTAGAAAAAACGAGATACAACAAAAGCAAAACAGCCAAAATGCTCAATATAGATCGCAAAACACTCTACAATAAACTCACGAAATATCAAATCGAGATTTAAGATCCTTCTTTAGATTTTCGAACACACTATACAAATCAGGCAGTAGATCTGTAGCTGTAGACACAATACGATCGGTCTGGCCTAACTGCTCGTG
The DNA window shown above is from Reichenbachiella sp. 5M10 and carries:
- a CDS encoding sigma-54 dependent transcriptional regulator, which encodes MAKILVVDDDPSFNEMLSSYLRRQNHEVEQAFSAQSALSAFKSQVIDLVLTDFKLPGMDGLELIRTIKEERADMPVILITNYSDVRTAVTSIQLGAFEFITKPVNPDEMLLTIGQALQDKKSPKPKQTKAQGTSTDSPTYVIGSSPQSKDLWQHMQLVAPTKMTVLILGESGTGKEYAAKMIHEKSKRAKGAFVALDCGVLSKELAASELFGHVKGAFTGATQDKKGAFEHANGGTIFLDEIGNLPYEVQVQLLRVIQERKVRLVGSEKEIEVDVRIIAATNENIAVTGSQTEFRADLYHRLNEFELKIPALRERKEDLGEYIDLFLRQACDELDREVSGLDAAAEAIVTKYSWPGNLRELRNVIKRAVLLSTSEFITPAQLPGELAHETSIPAQNGHEDPVTPTPEPPEMDLKALQEKNEKQLIIETLEKTRYNKSKTAKMLNIDRKTLYNKLTKYQIEI
- a CDS encoding YceI family protein, which codes for MKTKNCIPVILALFALYSCSPKKAQEEKSEEATAVVYDVAAAQVKWTAFKLTDRVGVSGTFNEVDVTAGGAGSVETVLTNGMFSINTASVDSNEATRDPKIKESFFGVFNTPAITGTIVSAEGGKGQVELMMNDTTNMVPFSYITSDSTLVLTTSIDVTNWNGAAAIDSLNSVCELLHKGSDGVSKLWPDVTVQVTIPAKK
- a CDS encoding pyridoxal-dependent decarboxylase encodes the protein MNPHLQHDLDHLSELLESVKNQSLGFLNRLNDRHTSNSHDHTTDDSISLNPKGLGGQETLKLFNQRFEPYLVGSSGPRYWGFVTGGSTPAATMGDWLATVFDQNTQTTKGQGDVSASIEVETIQLLLDLLGLPQKFFGGFVTGATLSNFTCLATARQWIGKELGKDFAKEGLSQPIQVLSATPHSSAIKCLSMLGIGSQNLTQIKTQAQNREAIDLDDLEKEILALHGAPFVLITSAGTVNTADFDDFAGIASLRKKYRFWWHVDAAFGGYVACSPKYQHLVKGWESADSLCIDNHKWLNVPYESAFFLILKKHQMEQVETFQNSNAPYLGDPMENFNYLNFLPENSRRLRALPAWFSLRAYGKEGYQEIIENSVDRAKQLSHNIEESSDFVLLAPTRLNNVCFTLTGDENQHKVSRFLAAINETGKVFMTPTVYQGKQGIRASFVNWRTTDADVTLVFEIMTTTVQTI